The Stenotrophomonas sp. ZAC14D1_NAIMI4_1 DNA segment GTGATCCGCGTTGGCCGCTTCGCCGGCCAGTACGCCAAGCCGCGTTCGGCCGACACCGAGACCCGCGATGGCGTGACCCTGCCCAGCTACCGCGGCGATGTGATCAACGCGCCGGCATTCACCGAGGCTGCGCGCCTGCCGGACCCGAAGCGGATGCTGCAGGCCCACGCGCATTCGGCAATGACGATGAACTTCGTTCGGGCATTGATCGATGGTGGCTTCGCCGACCTGCACCACCCCGAGTACTGGAACCTGGAGTGGGTGCGGCATTCGCCGCTGGCCGCCGAGTACCAGAAGATGGTGGCCTCGATCGGCGACGCGGTGCACTTCATGGAGACCCTGGCCGGGGCCCGCGTGCACAACCTCAACCGCATCGATTTCTACACCTCGCACGAAGCGCTGCTGCTGCCCTACGAGCAGGCCCTGACCCGCCAGGTGCCGCGCCAGCAGGGCTGGTTGAACCTGAGCACGCACTACCCGTGGATCGGCATGCGCACTGCCGCGCTGGATGGCGCACACGTGGAATACCTGCGTGGCGTACGCAACCCGATCGCGATCAAGGTGGGCCCGTCGGTGCAGCCGGACCAATTGCTGCGGTTGATCGACGTGCTGAACCCGGATGACGAACCCGGCCGCCTGAGCTTCATCCACCGCATGGGGGCGGCGCAGATTGCCGAGAAGCTGCCGCCACTGCTGGACGCGGTGAAGCGCGATGGTCGTCGCGTGCTGTGGGTGTGCGATGCGATGCACGGCAATACCGAGAGCACGGCCAACGGCTTCAAGA contains these protein-coding regions:
- a CDS encoding 3-deoxy-7-phosphoheptulonate synthase class II — its product is MSLSAVPPVSDPAATAAGAGWSPESWRGKTALQMPTYPDPIALDAALHELKRLPPLVTSWEILALKQQLADAQEGKRFLLQGGDCAENFSDCESGTISNRLKVLLQMSLVLVHGLRQPVIRVGRFAGQYAKPRSADTETRDGVTLPSYRGDVINAPAFTEAARLPDPKRMLQAHAHSAMTMNFVRALIDGGFADLHHPEYWNLEWVRHSPLAAEYQKMVASIGDAVHFMETLAGARVHNLNRIDFYTSHEALLLPYEQALTRQVPRQQGWLNLSTHYPWIGMRTAALDGAHVEYLRGVRNPIAIKVGPSVQPDQLLRLIDVLNPDDEPGRLSFIHRMGAAQIAEKLPPLLDAVKRDGRRVLWVCDAMHGNTESTANGFKTRRFDNVRGEVEMSFDLHAAAGTRLGGVHLELTGEDVTECTGGARELTERDLERAYRSTVDPRLNYEQSLEIAMAIVRKQEQAR